The Gossypium hirsutum isolate 1008001.06 chromosome D03, Gossypium_hirsutum_v2.1, whole genome shotgun sequence genomic interval GGACACAATGGCAAGCTGAACCCGAGGTTTATTGGACCATATAGAGTTcttaagcgggttggaccagtggcttgcCAGTTAGAGTTACCTATGGAACTGGACCGcattcatgacgtgttccatgttTCTATGTTGAGGAGATACCATTTTGATCCCTCTTACATTATTCAGATCAATGAGTTTGAGGTGAGACTCAATTTAACTTATGAAAAAGAGCCAATACATATTTTGGACTGCGAGCTCGAAAGATTGAGGAAGAAGCAAATTCCTCTCGTGAAAGTCTTATGGAGGAATCATGGTGTTAACGAAGCCATTTGGGAACTCGAAGAATCAATGCGTCATCGCTGCCTTCACTTGTTTagattaggtaaattttgaagCCGAAAATTATTTTAAGGGGGTAGGGTTGTCACGCTCtagattttaatcattttttatgcTAGTTAATGTTATAAATGAATTAATGGTCTACTGGTTAAGTGTGTTAATTAATTCCAAATGGTCCCATGTTCAAACCCCCACACTttcatatttttagtttaatttttttacaattctaGAAGGTCAAACTCCCAATAAAAGAGGATACCAAGTAAGTATTCCCGAAACCTCATATCTGTGATGATGATTGTGATTTGACGATTTTTGTATAATATGTTATTATGTGGTTTCCATTACTCATGTCATGTGATTTATAGCTAATGAAATTCGTATGTGCAAGTGATGTGAAAATATGATTATCAATATTCTGATTCGcataaaattatgttattattctGATCATCTGAttcacatgttaagcatgccactGTGGTAAATCGTATTGAGATCTGATTCACGTGTTAAACATGTCATACTTCTGATTCTGATTCGCATGTAAAGCATGCCTACTAAAAATTTGTTTTgtatgccatatcacatgcataagGTCGAGAAAATATGTACGGGGGAAGTATCTGGCAGTAAATTTGTACtatctggtggcttgtccacaatattATGTATCTGGCAGTAAATCTGCATTATCTGTTGGCATGTTATTGGATGGACAAGTTTTGAGGAACTCATTATGGTGTAGTAGAGATGCGTAGGATTTGTTTTCTGAAAATCTGCCTTGTTTTTTAAAAGCGTTGCATTGACATCGTTATTATGCATTCTGTCATATATGATTCTGTGACCGAATATTTAGTATGTTGTGATCTGCTTAAAATGATGTTGATATGAGTTAAATTATCTTATTATCATTATTGGTAACCCACATTGGGCTTTATAACCTCACCCCTTTTAAATTATGGTTTTAGAGATAATCAAGGTTAAGATGTGGTCTAGGAGAAAAGTGCTTCCAGTCACTTTtcagaaaattatatttttggtatttgttattttgaaatatgtttaattgCTTTGGACTTTGGTTTTGGACTTGGATTTTCTTTTGGATTTTGTATTTATTGTCGTTTTTGGATGGTTTTGCATAACCTACGTTTTTAAACTAGTACTTAAGAGGTGTTCATCAAATAAtagttaaatgatgaatttttcaCAATAAGGTTAATCCAACTCAACGATAGTGTTTTCAAACTCTATTCACTGTTTTCAGAACTCAACACTACTTGCTCATGAAATTTATTGTTGACAAGTTATATTATATCTACAGTTTTCAAAATGACGAACaagatttttttaaatgtataaaattgTTCGCTGTAATGTTTTAACTGAAAAACTACATTTTCTAAAAACTATCAATACTTGAATTTTTCTAAAAGATAGATGATTTCGACGAACTCTTTCAAAGGaaaattatatacaatatatggcctcttttaaagcaaatcaagatgacattttaaaattacaaatgaATATTAGAAAATGGTTTTTTGTGCCATTAACGTGACCAATGTGATCTTtgagattcagccataatgtctaagCTGAGTTTAGAGGGTTACATCCTCTAGAATAGACAAGCATACAATCCCTTGTTCTccgtaaatacttgagtatatatTTACCTAATTGCTAGTGTCTTGCTCCTAGATTCGTCTGATATCGATTTAACAACCCTACTGCAAAACAGATATCTAGGTCTGTGCAtaacataacatacatgagacATCCTACTATAGAAGCATAAGGAAACTTTCTTATGTTATCTCTTTTTTCCACTTTCTTAACACAGTCCTCCAAAGAGAGATGAAATCCTGATACGGAAGGTTGATTTCCCTTCTTCGAATCGGTCATTGTATAAAACTCCAATGtcttgtctatgtatgaagcGTGAGATAGTTCTATCACGTTTTTTCTTAGATCCATTTGGATTCTAAAGcctagaacaaaattagcttctcacaagtccttcatgctaaattgTTGGGATAACCACAGTTCAACCAATGACAATGTCCATATATCATTCCCAATTAGTAGAATGTCATCGGCATGTAGAACGAGAAAGACCACCTTTCCATCCGTTAAatgtttataaacacaaggttcatctacaTTTTCTCAAATCCCCAAGTCTTGATCACTTGATCAAATATTTGATTCCATGAGCGAGATGCTTGCTTAATTCCATATAGGGATCTAAACAGTTTCCAAACTTTAtgctcatttaatttaattatatatatggtGGGTTGAATCATATAAATGTTCTCTTCAAGATAGTCATTCAAAAACGTTGTCTTGACATCGATTTTACAAATCTTATAATCAAGAGTTGCCACAATGGATAATAATATGTTGATTGACTTGAGCACAAAAATCGAAGAAAAGGTTTTTTCGTAATAATTACCTTCTTTCTAAGTATAACATTTTTCTAGAAGTCTAACATTATAATTTTCCACTTTTCCATCAGCAATTCTTTTCCTCTTGTAGATTCATTTACACCCAATGCGTTTTATCCCTTccggtaagtctacaagttcccacaatGAGTTGGAGTCCGTAAAATCCATTTCAGCTTTCATAGTTATTTCCTAGAGCTTGGAATCAGCACTCTGCATCACTTCATCATACGTGAGTGGATCACCATCTTCCTTTTCAGAAGACTCAGTGTTAAAAACACTTTTTCTGGATTAGAATTACTAAAGCCTACGGGATACCCTCCCATTGTGACAAAGTACCCTATGTTGCTGATCATTTGCAGGTCTACAATTAGGAGTTTGTTTTAGAACTGTTTCAATAGGTCTATTATTAGATTGTCTTAACTGTTGCAAGGAGGCCAATTATACTGGTAAGTGTttgtgttggatctggtgccctaagagTAGTAATTTCATCTaagtatacttgtaattttttaaacaaattggttaataaaattattcatgaattaaattaatactttgtatattatccACAAATGGTTTTTtcacacaaagcaaaatggaagcaaatgtttctcattggttatctaatgtttaaactgATACTAAAAGGTATTATGTGGTCAGATCGTGATACAGAAagataacttgtattagtagacaaaactaaacatgtctttagtctaatcgaaaatgagaaaaccaattgaaagactaatatgtcatctatgaaGTCCgattggggagatgttttgtcttgggcatcagagcagatgacttccaaaagatagagacatagatgtggctAACTAGACTGATAGTACAGTAAACTgaacccaagaagaatagatcttggatccttttatagatttattcacttgtgacattcatagtgtgacatacctaaatcctgagtggattaCAGGCTATATATGCATGACTCGTACagtttgatgtaagtaaaagcttaagTTTGAACAGATAAGGAACTAAAAGCTAGTGTGTTAGGGGTACGGCTTCTATAGTATGTAGCCTCATTCACagtagtggaattcatagcctgagacataggtaaatgatatccgcTCATTagaattacatggttgatgaaaagcaAACGTGGTTAtaggtcatttgtctttgtgatagatgacttgatcactaattgatagtgattgacttttcatgaaggaagatgtaatggttaccataagataaaataggatcatattgggagaacggatattgtcataaagagattaaagataccttatgagggtaacacacttttGACAAAGTCATTAGACGAGCACTAATCCAGttacttttgtaatggtatgccGTTTGGGAGAGCTCAGtaacgatactatagtggaatgacttcgtggctaaatgagtttataattaatagacaagaagctggaacttaattataaatcattttaacctcaattgcatatgtccaatggGTCCattcgctagctcgttgaaaccaaaaatgaatcgcatgatgaatcaaataaacataaatgaatagaaatggtgaaatAGGAAACATTCAAGAAATAATTATGGTTTTctcaaaatagaaatgaaaatgaaaataaaaataaaaatgaggaATAAATTCATTTAGAAATTAACAAGGAATTCTCAAAAATGATCGAAAGATTGAGTTTATGTTTTAGAGCTATTTTAAaccccaaaaatgaaaataaactatatggtcatagtgaacaagttgaatggtgaaatatcaaatatattttcttggaaattttatcagggtaaaattgtcataattttacTGGGGATAAAAATGGGATGAGAAatctatttaatataaatattgaattttattttgggaaatagaaaaataaaatcaggTTGGACCAGATTACAAAGTATTGGGTCAAAAAGTCTATGAAGTACTCGTAATTAAACCcaatgtgagagaggcccaaaattCCTTCATGGAATATGAAGGGGtaacaaccctagtaggaatactaggggtATGACGTGCACCCTAATCTCACTCTAAGTAGGAagtatttttctatttgaaataaacttctcTAATTCAACAATGGTTCTacattctcttcctataaataaatAGCAGTGGTAgggctatttacacaactttcaGATATTGTTATTATACCTGAAAATAGAGAGACTATTTACAAAACTACCAGAATAACGATTGTGCCAttttctatttgagaagagaatttccattttcaccaaaaaaaagaaaaatatttctaGTTTCTATGTTTGATTCGATTTGATTGAGCCCACACTCAAGGTAATTCGTGATACGAGAATAGCGgtgaagatcgtttggttgaaagctaaGAACGACAAGGATTCGTCTATCCAAAAACACAGATACATTTCGGTCTatggtttatttttataaatatcacaaaccgggtcaatttttaaaatttttattttctgctgtgtaagaaaatcattttcaaacaagAATTTTTCCAACAGCTCACTCTTGCGAGGTCTATGTTCTTACTCAAGGGTTTTAGGTGTTTAGACAGAGAAGAATTTGCTACGGGTcaataactttaaatttttgaaaacatttgaaGTCTAAAAACAAGGAGTGTTGACTTGTAAGGATGGGAGTTGAGGCAAGATATGCCCGACAATTGTTGTAGTTCATGTTGTAAAGGGCATTTTCTGCATATTAGGCCATGCTTCTTTCTCTTATTGATGTTATAGGCTGTATTCTTGGAATGTCTTTTCAAGTGTCCGAGGAGTTACAAGAAGCTTGCAAGACTTTTGAAGCACATTTTGCTCATTTGCTCCTTACAAAAAGAGGTCTCTAGCTTCGAGATGTTACACTTTAACTGCTTGGAGTTCAAAAATTCCTTACTCTCTATGGGCCTTTGCATGTTTTCGTTGCCTTCCCACTTGGGAGTTGTCTTTTTTTGGTTTACTTTCCTTTCACGAGAGTGCCACAACTATCTTTGGGTAAGCTTTATCTTTATCGTTATCTTTTTCTACCTTCCTTTCTATTGTTTTTGGTGACTATTCGTAGCAATGTTTGGGTAAGGTACAAACATGTGTTAGGATTTTTGTGCCCTTAGTGTAGTAATTTCatcatatttcataaattattaaaatttttaaattgattgttCATGGACATAAAACAAATGTCAATAGTTATTTCTATGTTACATTCTCCTCAATGGTTTTGTACACGAAAAGCAAAATGTATAAACAAAGATTGACTCATTGATCACGAAAAgcttaactaatattaagttgcattatatGGATGGATTATAATGcaaaaagataacttatattagtaagtAATCTAAATTATTCATAGTCTGCAGAATAAGATTGAGCAAATGGTTAAAATAATAGGGACTATTATGTCATCTataagtccaattggggagatagtTTGTCTTGGCTATTGGAGCTGGATTTACTCCTAgaaatagagacatagatgtagtGGATGAACAAAACCCAattcgattaaaaaattattttttttgaatttagagttaatcgaatcaagttatcaagttatttagtttttttaaatcaactcgaataagtaattcgatTTTTCAAGCTCAAGCcaagttgaattttacaactCGAATAACAAATTGATGTAAATATCCATTGGGTCCCTGGAAATTTTGATAATGTGCAAATTGATCCCTCTAAAAAATTCAagataatcttaaaaaattcaaaatatttataaaatatttttttccaaaattttataagtatatataaattcaaaaaaataaaaatatataaaatatataaaaatactaaattataattttaaaaaatcaaaatcaaaatcaaaatttgaggACTTAAACATGTAaactatcaaatcaaatttatcatgATAATTATCTTGTTTTTGTCCTCGTATTTTGTCTCAAAAGAGTTTTCAAATATAAATGGTATTTATGTTCTTCAACTTGGAATTTAGTCATATTGTCAACAAGATTTGAATATGGccggtttaattttttaaatttaactcaaacaaatttATTTGACTCGTCTCGtatttcatttcactcgacttgatttgaaaatattccaaatcgatttaggatgataaaataggactcatcAACTCAgctaactaaaaaaaaattccattcaattcaactTGATTCGATCAAACACTCACCACTATGTAGATGTAATTATCTGAGCTAACAATATATTGGACAGGACTCAAGTTGAATTTATCCTAGATCCGTTTGTGGATCTATTTACGTGTTATGTTCATGGTGTTACTTACCTAGATCTTGACTAAGAAAATGACTATGTGtgtgtaactcatgtgctttaatATATTGAAAACATGTACTTTCATGGCAGTGGGCAAAAACTTGATATGTTGGGTACATAACTTATGCATAATATGACTTCACTCATAAAAGTGGAATCATAACTTGATAAAAGTGTAAAtggtatcctctcattggcattgtataCATTATAAAAATGAAACCTGGTCAAGGGTCATTTGCCTATGAAAAatgattttatcattactaatttgaGTAATGATCATTTTCATTACAAAAGATAAAATGGTGACCATGATATAAAATGGATCGAATTCGGTGAACAGATATAACCTAAAGGGATAATGAATATTCTATGAGGATAACACACATATGATGAGGTAATTCTACTAAAGCTTGAAATCAGTACCTtttataatggtatataatagggGGTTTAGTCATGTTACTTTAGTAGAATCActcataattaaataatttgtgattaatagatgaagagtcagaacttaattataaattttttaagctGTAATTATATATGCCTAATTAGTCCATTCATTAGCTCAACACAATTCTTTAATGAATTGCATTTAACATGAATACTTACATGGAACCATAAATGATTGAACAAGGAAAAATggataattgaatttactcaatgaaGTAATAagtttttttccaatttaaagATTAGATTGATTTGGGGTTAATTTAGTCACTTTggatattatttaattgaattaaatgatgatTTCGACATGAAGCTAAATTAAGTGATCATAGTTATCTAATTATTTGGAATGGaataaaattaattgaataaagtTACACATGcattaaaataaagcttaataaaaatttattaattgaatAGAAAAAACCAAAATCAGCAAACTTTCAACCTCTTACTTTATAGTCCCCTTATTCGTTTGCCTCAAATTTATTCACGGGGATGATGTGCTACCTTTTCAACAATAAGGGTTGTAGCTTATAGAACAACAAGTACCTTTTCCATGAAACCTAGATGAAGTTTGACCATATGCAATAAATCTTCAATATGTTCTCCATGAGATGCAATCTCATGCTTCACTTGAGCATTAATACCTTGTTGATCTTCATAACTCAAATGTGGTTGATCTTTTCCCACCCAAATTTGGCTCTATCACATTCTACTTGGTGAACTTGTCGTTGGAACAAGTTTTGCAACAAACCTAAACTTCTTCTAACCTCACATCATATTAAAATAGTAAGGTTTGATGTGTCCTTCTTTCCCGTAATAAAAGCATACGAGTTTACCTTTCTTCTTTTTATGTATGTGTTGTCGTCTAGGTAATATTCTAGTCAATGTTGCAACATTAGATTAAACATGACTTGTATTTCTCCATCATTGATCATTCATCAGCTTGTAACAATGAGATCTAATATGTAAAACATTTTCACGacaataataaacaaatatgTTATCCTTCTTTTTACTTGTCTCAAACGCAGAAGAACCCACATCTTTTGTAGGAGTGATAAGTTATTTACCTTTATTGATGTAACCAAGTCCTCTATGGTCTGGTTCAAATCTCCTTAAAGTTAAAATTCTATCAAGCTTCTCACTTTAGCCTCCAAACTTCTTTAAGACAACCTTCAAATTAGCTAGCTCATTTTTAGTGGCTTTTAAAGCATCGCCGTTTTTTGAACCACAATTTTAaacctttcctttttcttctctaaGGATGATAACTTCTTCCCTCAAAGAATCATTCAATTGGCAcaatatttcaattttctttaacATATGGCTGAAAGCATCTTCCAAAGCTTCAACTAAAACATTATCATTATCTAAATCTTCTTCTATTCCAAAATCTGTTGAAACACGATTTGAAgcagaaacagaaaaaaaaacatagtctcttaaatttttattcatatcAGAACTGCTTTCTTTATCACTTTAAGTGACTACGAGTGACTTCTCTTTCTTCTTAATATTAGCACATTCTAACTTAAGATGATTTTATCCCTTCCATTCGTAGCATTGGACAACTTTTGGTAGTGAATTCTCCTCCTATATTGCAGTCATCTTGCTATGGCTATCAGCTCCTCTAACATCTGATTTAGTTCGCTTCTTAGAGAATCTCTTTATTGTATTTGTAAGCAAACCAATTTCTTCAACAACCTCCACTATTTGTTTTGATATTAGAACAACCTTTTAAACATTGAAAATAGTGTTCATTTTAGGTCTTAATTTGTTACGGTTTGCTTCATCCAAATTCAACTCAAAGGTTCAAAGTGAATCTATTAACTCATCCAGCTTGAGGGTAGTAATTTCATTTGCCTCCTTAATTGTTGTGACCTTAATTGCAAAGCATTCTAGTAAGGACCTCAACACTTTATGCACTAATTTAACCTTAGAAAAGCGTGCACCAAGACGAAAAGCCCTTTTAGAAATGTAACATAAACtcacataaaattcaaaaaaagattCATCTTCatgcatttttaaattttcaaacctactGGCTAAAATCTAAAGTTTTGACATGTGCACGACATCATTTCCTTCATATTGGTTTTGCAAGATTATTCATGCCTCTTTAGCAGATGTACATACAGAAATGACTTTAAGTTTATACAAGTTAACTCCATTGAAAAAGGAATTTGGAGCTTGTGAATTTAAATGAGCAATCCTTCTTTCTTTGGTAGTGAACTTGCTTCTTTCTTTAGGACATTTGGTATCttttagagtatgcccaaagaccaatcatgagatgattgcaATCACATACTTGTTTTAACTTGtttgttaatataaggcattaccattgttattttagtttctttttttgtGTATACAAATAAACTAGTTTAATAAAGTCCTgggaataatatgattattcttaaaaggtccttagttaaGTATTATTATGGGCTTGGACAATGACCAAGCATTGACACTAATgtatagttgattgatgacaaagtgttgtcattgacataggggtaaatgttagagaacaacatactggACTGACTCGCTATGAGTATGGTTCTtgtattattatgtaatagtcacaacattactcatagtgataactatgtatatgatcctcagacttgagatcatcattgtccctaCATAGTGAGTGGTATATTTTGGCACAGTAAAACATGTACCATAACAGGTTATactataaagactaatgttgggtatgtcacaatctatgtagagggatatggttgatcaagataggatttgtctCTCCTACATAAAGGGAGCAATATCTAAGGCCTCTTACTAGGTGAGACTAGAAATgtatggccatgctcaaataagttgatatgagatattacacttatttgtttattgtagcctactcagaatatcaagaaatatgatattggactatacaagtgtgactattccatgacttgtgtccaatctagatattaatgataaaaggatattgaaacacccctaacccgtacccgttgctggaatagggtttcagagcattaccgaataaacataacctaaatcattcatttcaaaatattttaataaacataACATAATACATCATTAAACATGGATATCGTCCCTTATTCAAGCTCTTGAGGCCTTAgaatcactttagaaatgattcgggactaaatcaggaacatttgaaaattttaggaaaaagttagaaaattttcaactgtAGGGGTCTCACGGCCGTATGGCTAGGCCGAGtgactcacacgactgagacacacgctcgtgtctcaggccatgtaactctcaaaataggggcacacggccgtgtcctaacCCATGTTTgcgcctgtgtaactctctaacttgggtcacacggccaagccacatgcccttgtgccaggccgtgtgctagctGACTTGCTCCCTAAGCATTCAACaggtggcacacggtcgtgtgtctcacatggccaagtcacatgcctgtgtgtctggccgtgtggacctcaaatgtaccttaaacaacaagtttacaaTATCCTACTTGCATAAGCATTAAGCAACTCGAAATCCAATCATTTAACCTATCCGAAATACAATCAAACATACtctaaacatgccaaaacaatcatcttaggttcctaaccaatgtaccctcattggtaccacatttatatcattaaAACCTATCAACaatgcatcattcaaatcaaagtttaaaacataccaaatcactcAATTTAGCCTAGCTTATAACTACCTAAAACATCAAGCTTAAATTCACATACACCTAACAAGCCTTGGTTCAAAACAACATGCCAAattatggcttcaaacacaaacatatgtttatatatacCAAACCAGCATTATCCTTAACTCAATT includes:
- the LOC107949886 gene encoding uncharacterized protein, translating into MDFVSGLPLKLTKKDSVWVIVDRPTKLAHFLPVCIDYSLHRDIEFSVGEQVFLKVSPWNKVLRFGHNGKLNPRFIGPYRVLKRVGPVACQLELPMELDRIHDVFHVSMLRRYHFDPSYIIQINEFEVRLNLTYEKEPIHILDCELERLRKKQIPLVKVLWRNHGVNEAIWELEESMRHRCLHLFRLGKF